In Oceanibaculum nanhaiense, the following proteins share a genomic window:
- a CDS encoding creatininase family protein — MQLHLSTWEEVDSYLATSKGIIIPIGSTEQHGPNGLIGTDAICPEVIAKAVGDRTGALVGPTISIGNAQHHLGFSGSVTLRPTTLIAVIKDYVASLARNGFERFYFLNGHGGNIATIGAAFAEIYADYSMAMPGSNRPQVRCVLKNWWDTPGVQALSKELYGDKDGAHATASEVSVTQAAYPEAIKKKDMKQAGRAPRAFADADDYRKLYPDGRIGSDPTLARPEHGHRLIEASAGDVIEDYRRFLTLD, encoded by the coding sequence ATGCAGCTGCATCTGAGCACCTGGGAAGAGGTGGATAGCTACCTCGCCACCTCCAAGGGCATCATCATCCCCATCGGCTCCACCGAACAGCACGGCCCGAACGGGCTGATCGGCACCGATGCGATCTGCCCCGAGGTGATCGCCAAGGCGGTGGGCGACCGCACCGGCGCGCTGGTCGGCCCGACCATCTCGATCGGCAACGCGCAGCATCATCTGGGCTTCTCCGGCTCGGTCACGCTGCGCCCGACGACGCTGATCGCCGTCATCAAGGATTATGTCGCCTCGCTGGCGCGCAACGGCTTCGAGCGGTTCTATTTCCTGAACGGCCATGGCGGCAACATCGCCACCATCGGCGCCGCCTTCGCGGAAATCTATGCCGATTACAGCATGGCCATGCCCGGATCCAACCGGCCGCAGGTGCGTTGCGTGCTGAAGAACTGGTGGGACACGCCGGGGGTGCAGGCGCTGTCCAAGGAACTTTATGGCGACAAGGATGGCGCGCACGCCACCGCCAGCGAGGTGTCGGTGACGCAGGCCGCCTATCCCGAGGCGATCAAGAAGAAGGACATGAAGCAGGCCGGCCGCGCACCGCGCGCCTTCGCCGATGCCGACGATTACCGCAAGCTCTATCCCGACGGGCGCATCGGGTCCGACCCGACGCTGGCAAGGCCGGAGCACGGCCACCGGCTGATCGAGGCCTCGGCCGGCGACGTGATCGAGGATTACCGCCGCTTCCTGACGCTCGACTGA
- a CDS encoding LuxR family transcriptional regulator — translation MDHLLQQRLIDLHGLSEAGEFKTHLQTIARTMGFERIFYISARLVPSSLPGPGGFAETPLILCDYPDDWVAHYQGGQLARIDPVIAACNATRQPLSWDVRAYEPEAAAEVSRLLHDAIDAGIDRGISVPIYGVSGEYGMVTFVADPETPARPLDDTALLRDCTLVANHFHMTLRQRIGNDPAQIETLKLTARELEVMKWAAAGKTREEIAGILKVTPHTVKFHLYNTHAKLDVFSTPHAIAKLVYLGLLEPPGLTGSKGYRMV, via the coding sequence ATGGACCATTTACTGCAGCAGCGGCTGATCGATCTGCATGGGTTGAGCGAGGCGGGGGAGTTCAAGACGCATCTCCAGACCATCGCCCGCACCATGGGATTCGAGCGTATCTTCTACATCAGTGCCAGGCTGGTGCCATCCAGCCTGCCGGGACCCGGCGGTTTCGCCGAGACACCGCTGATCCTCTGCGATTATCCGGATGACTGGGTCGCCCATTATCAGGGCGGGCAGCTGGCCCGCATCGACCCGGTGATCGCGGCCTGCAACGCGACGCGCCAGCCCTTGAGCTGGGACGTGCGCGCTTATGAGCCCGAGGCCGCTGCCGAGGTGAGCCGGCTGCTGCACGATGCCATCGACGCCGGTATCGACCGCGGCATTTCGGTGCCGATCTACGGCGTCAGCGGCGAATATGGCATGGTCACCTTCGTCGCCGATCCGGAGACCCCGGCCCGGCCGCTCGACGATACCGCCCTGCTGCGGGATTGCACGCTGGTCGCCAACCATTTCCACATGACGCTGCGCCAGCGCATCGGCAACGACCCGGCCCAGATCGAGACGCTGAAACTGACGGCCCGCGAGCTGGAAGTGATGAAATGGGCCGCCGCCGGCAAGACCCGCGAGGAAATCGCCGGCATCCTGAAGGTCACGCCGCACACGGTGAAATTCCATCTCTACAACACGCACGCCAAGCTGGATGTGTTTTCCACCCCCCATGCCATCGCCAAGCTGGTCTATCTCGGCCTGCTGGAGCCGCCGGGACTGACCGGCAGCAAGGGCTACCGCATGGTCTAA
- a CDS encoding class I SAM-dependent methyltransferase, whose protein sequence is MSPLANPLADLLARRIAANGPITVADYMAEALGHPVHGYYRSRDPLGAAGDFTTAPEISQMFGELIGLWAAVIWQQMGSPDPVRLVELGPGRGTLMADFLRAARMVPGFKQAIRLHLVETSQPLRDRQKQALEAFGVPVAWHDDVASVPDGPMILVANEFFDALPIRQLQRLPDGWHERLVDLDEAGTGFRFVVSPGRSSGAALLDPGVRDNAPAGAIAEICPAGFAIAAAIGARLKQQGGAALLIDYGTARSAPGDSFQALKAHKFHDPLADPGAADLTAHVDFQALARAAVEAGAVAHGPVGQGAFLTALGIVARAETLRQSGARDVDTALRRLIDDQEMGSLFKLLALTGPTLAGSLPGPLPGFEG, encoded by the coding sequence ATGAGTCCGCTGGCCAATCCCCTGGCCGACCTGCTGGCCAGGCGCATCGCCGCCAACGGGCCGATCACGGTCGCCGACTATATGGCCGAGGCGCTGGGCCATCCGGTGCATGGCTATTACCGCAGCCGCGACCCGCTGGGGGCGGCGGGCGACTTCACCACCGCGCCGGAAATCAGCCAGATGTTCGGCGAGCTGATCGGCCTGTGGGCCGCCGTGATCTGGCAGCAGATGGGCAGCCCCGACCCGGTGCGGCTGGTCGAGCTGGGGCCGGGGCGCGGCACGCTGATGGCGGATTTCCTGCGCGCCGCGCGCATGGTGCCGGGCTTCAAACAGGCGATCCGCCTGCATCTGGTGGAAACCAGCCAGCCCTTGCGCGACCGGCAGAAACAGGCGCTGGAAGCATTCGGCGTGCCGGTCGCGTGGCATGACGACGTCGCCTCGGTGCCGGACGGGCCGATGATCCTCGTCGCCAACGAATTCTTCGACGCGCTGCCGATCCGCCAGTTGCAGCGCCTGCCGGATGGCTGGCACGAAAGGCTGGTCGATCTCGATGAGGCAGGGACGGGCTTCCGCTTCGTGGTCTCGCCGGGGCGCTCCTCGGGGGCGGCGCTGCTTGACCCCGGCGTGCGGGACAATGCCCCCGCCGGCGCTATCGCGGAAATCTGCCCGGCAGGATTCGCCATAGCCGCCGCCATCGGCGCGCGGCTGAAACAGCAGGGCGGGGCGGCGCTGCTGATCGATTACGGCACGGCACGGAGTGCGCCGGGCGACAGTTTCCAGGCGCTGAAGGCGCATAAGTTCCACGATCCGCTGGCCGACCCTGGCGCGGCGGATCTGACCGCCCATGTCGATTTCCAGGCGCTGGCCCGCGCCGCCGTGGAGGCCGGTGCCGTGGCGCACGGGCCGGTCGGGCAGGGGGCTTTCCTGACGGCGCTGGGGATCGTGGCGCGCGCCGAAACCTTACGGCAATCTGGTGCGCGTGATGTCGATACGGCGCTGCGCCGCTTGATAGATGATCAGGAAATGGGCAGTCTGTTCAAACTATTGGCGTTGACCGGCCCGACCCTCGCTGGCTCCCTGCCTGGCCCGTTGCCGGGTTTCGAGGGCTGA
- the rfaD gene encoding ADP-glyceromanno-heptose 6-epimerase has product MIVVTGGAGFIGSNLVAALEAAGQRDLVVCDWLGRDEKWRNIAKRDLADLIAPEELFDFLDARRGTIETIFHMGAISATTETDADLIARTNIELPQRLWHWCAGNGARLIYASSAATYGDGSAGFEDSMGAAGLARLHPLNAYGWSKLAFDRRVARFVEQAAKPPQWAGLRFFNVYGPNEYHKGGQMSVVPQIYNRVAAGQAARLFRSHHPDYEDGGQLRDFIAVEDCVDVMLWLHGNPTVSGLFNCGTGAARSFRDLAEAVFQALGQSPNIEYVDTPEAIRAKYQYFTQADMAKLRRAGYDRQFTALEAGVSRYVLDYLAAEDPYR; this is encoded by the coding sequence ATGATCGTCGTCACCGGCGGCGCCGGCTTCATCGGTTCCAATCTCGTCGCTGCCCTGGAGGCGGCGGGCCAGCGCGATCTCGTGGTCTGTGACTGGCTGGGCCGTGACGAGAAGTGGCGCAACATCGCCAAACGCGACCTCGCCGACCTGATCGCGCCGGAAGAACTGTTCGATTTTCTGGATGCGCGCCGGGGCACCATCGAGACGATCTTCCATATGGGCGCCATCTCCGCCACCACGGAAACCGACGCCGATCTGATCGCCCGCACCAATATCGAGCTGCCGCAGCGCCTGTGGCACTGGTGTGCGGGCAACGGCGCGCGGCTGATCTATGCCTCCTCGGCCGCCACCTATGGCGACGGGTCGGCGGGATTCGAGGACAGTATGGGCGCGGCCGGCCTTGCGCGCCTGCACCCGCTGAACGCCTATGGCTGGAGCAAGCTGGCCTTCGACCGGCGGGTCGCCCGCTTTGTCGAACAGGCGGCCAAGCCGCCGCAATGGGCGGGCCTCCGCTTCTTCAACGTCTATGGCCCGAACGAGTATCACAAGGGCGGGCAGATGAGCGTGGTGCCGCAGATCTATAACCGCGTCGCGGCGGGACAGGCGGCACGGCTGTTCCGCTCGCACCACCCGGATTACGAGGATGGCGGCCAGCTGCGCGACTTCATCGCGGTCGAGGATTGCGTCGATGTGATGCTGTGGCTGCACGGCAACCCGACGGTCAGCGGGCTGTTCAATTGCGGCACCGGGGCGGCGCGCAGCTTCCGCGATCTCGCCGAAGCGGTGTTCCAGGCGCTGGGGCAGAGCCCGAATATCGAGTATGTCGATACGCCCGAGGCGATCCGCGCCAAATACCAGTATTTCACGCAGGCCGACATGGCGAAGCTGCGCCGGGCCGGCTATGACCGGCAGTTCACCGCGCTGGAGGCGGGGGTTTCCCGCTATGTGCTGGATTATCTCGCCGCCGAAGATCCGTACCGCTAG
- a CDS encoding tetratricopeptide repeat protein — MARLVALAFAAGLLWLPPVQAAPQATEPPAGYASAMRWYEEQARAGNAKAQFLLGLSHEQGLRGAEPDATEAARWYRKAAEQGLPEAQAKLALALQFGRGIPVDVAEARRWYGKAAEQGLAEAQYNLAYLLESGLGGPRDTSRSIYWYEKAAEGGVSRALTALGSLYTRGEGGKQNLREAYKWLTLAAESGQPGAADLLRRLAAEMSEDERQEAESDARRWLAAQGR; from the coding sequence ATGGCCCGTCTTGTGGCGCTGGCCTTCGCCGCCGGTCTGCTCTGGCTTCCGCCGGTACAGGCGGCCCCACAGGCTACCGAGCCGCCCGCCGGCTATGCCTCGGCAATGCGCTGGTACGAGGAGCAGGCGAGGGCCGGCAATGCCAAGGCGCAGTTCCTGCTAGGCCTGTCGCATGAGCAGGGGCTGCGCGGTGCCGAGCCCGACGCGACCGAGGCGGCACGCTGGTACCGCAAGGCGGCGGAACAGGGACTGCCGGAGGCGCAGGCGAAGCTGGCGCTGGCGCTGCAGTTCGGGCGCGGAATCCCGGTCGATGTGGCCGAGGCGCGGCGCTGGTACGGCAAGGCCGCTGAGCAGGGGCTGGCCGAGGCGCAGTACAATCTCGCCTATCTGCTGGAGTCCGGGCTGGGCGGTCCGCGCGACACCTCACGCTCAATCTACTGGTATGAGAAGGCGGCAGAAGGCGGCGTGTCCCGGGCGCTGACGGCGCTGGGCAGCCTCTATACGCGTGGTGAGGGTGGGAAACAGAATTTGCGCGAGGCCTATAAATGGCTGACGCTGGCGGCCGAATCCGGGCAGCCGGGTGCTGCCGACCTGCTGCGCCGCCTGGCTGCGGAGATGAGCGAGGATGAGCGTCAGGAGGCCGAATCGGATGCCCGGCGCTGGCTGGCGGCGCAGGGGCGCTAG
- a CDS encoding accessory factor UbiK family protein → MQSQNRLFEDMARLASGALGAAAGIRGEMEALFRQQMERVLHEMDLVTREEFEVVRMMAEKARTENEELAARLAALEGQLAKMAKPAAKPAKPAATGPATGTAPGAPRRRPKRPTPAS, encoded by the coding sequence ATGCAGTCCCAGAACCGCCTGTTCGAGGATATGGCCAGGCTCGCCAGCGGCGCGCTCGGCGCCGCTGCGGGTATTCGCGGCGAGATGGAAGCGCTGTTCCGCCAGCAGATGGAGCGCGTGCTGCACGAGATGGACCTCGTCACCCGCGAGGAGTTCGAGGTGGTGCGGATGATGGCGGAAAAGGCACGGACGGAAAATGAGGAGCTGGCCGCGCGCCTGGCAGCGCTGGAGGGCCAGCTTGCCAAGATGGCGAAGCCCGCCGCGAAACCGGCCAAGCCTGCCGCAACGGGCCCGGCCACGGGTACGGCCCCAGGTGCGCCCCGCCGCCGTCCGAAGCGCCCGACGCCGGCCAGCTGA
- the dgcN gene encoding N-acetyltransferase DgcN — protein sequence MSAIEAPYLMFLGDAPDQLAAKTAFGVKFWSPEKCLGQFRLPGCKADLGLPDMTIEEAAKAGVKTIIVGVANRGGLMGQSWIDPLKKGLDLGMDIASGLHRKVADVPALKEAAAANGRKITDVRHPTRDFDVASGIKRPGKRLLTVGTDCSVGKMFTSLAIEAEMKKRGLKADFRATGQTGIFIVGDGVSVDAVIADFISGSVEWLAPANDPDHWDVIEGQGSLFHASYAGVSLGLLHGAQADVIVIGTEANRPHMRGLPGYKLPSLKDTIELNLRAGSLTNPAIKAGGVTVNTSMLSEAEAKDTLKKIEDETGLPATDPVRFGVEKLVDHVAKL from the coding sequence GTGTCCGCCATCGAAGCGCCGTATCTCATGTTCCTGGGCGATGCGCCCGACCAGCTGGCCGCCAAGACGGCCTTCGGCGTGAAATTCTGGAGCCCGGAGAAATGCCTGGGCCAGTTCCGCCTGCCGGGCTGCAAGGCCGATCTCGGCCTGCCCGACATGACCATTGAGGAGGCCGCCAAGGCCGGGGTGAAGACCATCATCGTCGGCGTCGCCAACCGCGGCGGGCTGATGGGGCAGAGCTGGATCGACCCGCTGAAGAAGGGGCTGGATCTGGGCATGGACATCGCGTCCGGCCTGCACCGCAAGGTCGCCGACGTGCCGGCGCTGAAGGAAGCCGCCGCCGCCAATGGCCGGAAGATCACCGATGTGCGCCACCCGACGCGCGATTTCGATGTCGCCAGCGGCATCAAGCGTCCGGGCAAGCGCCTGCTGACCGTCGGCACCGACTGCTCGGTGGGCAAGATGTTCACCTCTCTCGCCATCGAGGCGGAGATGAAGAAGCGCGGCCTGAAGGCCGATTTCCGCGCCACCGGCCAGACCGGCATCTTCATCGTCGGCGACGGCGTGTCGGTCGATGCGGTGATCGCCGATTTCATCTCCGGTTCGGTCGAATGGCTGGCCCCGGCGAACGATCCCGACCATTGGGATGTGATCGAGGGCCAGGGCTCGCTGTTCCACGCCTCTTATGCCGGCGTGTCGCTGGGCCTGCTGCATGGCGCGCAGGCTGACGTCATCGTCATCGGCACCGAGGCCAACCGCCCGCATATGCGCGGCTTGCCGGGCTACAAGCTGCCCAGCCTGAAGGACACCATCGAGTTGAACCTGCGCGCCGGCAGCCTGACCAACCCGGCGATCAAGGCCGGCGGCGTCACCGTCAACACCTCCATGCTGTCCGAGGCCGAGGCCAAGGACACGCTGAAGAAGATCGAGGACGAGACCGGCCTGCCGGCGACCGACCCGGTCCGTTTCGGCGTGGAGAAGCTGGTCGATCACGTCGCCAAACTGTGA
- a CDS encoding type III secretion system chaperone family protein: MLEIETSDEAAIVNPLDLIEELVEANEWAFDRSREDELAVEISGRWCDYHLFFVWRGEMSALHFSCVFDAKVGAGKRTEICNLLALANERLWLGHFDLCSEDGMPMFRHTVPLRGARGATVEQVEDLVDVAVTECERFYPAFQFVLWGGKTAVEAIDAAMLDTVGEA; encoded by the coding sequence ATGCTCGAGATAGAGACCTCTGACGAAGCTGCCATCGTCAATCCGCTCGATTTGATCGAAGAGTTGGTGGAGGCCAATGAGTGGGCCTTCGACCGGTCACGCGAGGATGAGCTGGCGGTCGAGATTTCCGGCCGCTGGTGCGACTATCACCTGTTCTTCGTCTGGCGTGGCGAGATGAGCGCCCTGCATTTTTCCTGCGTGTTCGACGCCAAGGTGGGTGCCGGCAAGCGCACGGAAATCTGCAACCTGCTGGCCCTGGCCAACGAGCGGCTGTGGCTCGGCCATTTCGACCTCTGTTCGGAGGACGGGATGCCGATGTTCCGCCATACCGTGCCGTTGCGCGGCGCGCGCGGCGCCACGGTCGAGCAGGTCGAGGATCTGGTGGATGTCGCGGTCACCGAGTGCGAGCGCTTCTACCCGGCCTTCCAGTTCGTGCTGTGGGGCGGCAAGACCGCCGTCGAGGCGATCGACGCGGCGATGCTGGACACGGTCGGCGAGGCCTGA
- a CDS encoding helix-turn-helix domain-containing protein, with the protein MPRKPRRTAQDLLIGRRLRDRRKFLKQSLQELSAQVGVSYQQVQKYESGQDRIPASILFSISKALNISPNYFFTRTLEDEVREAYPDITKEALSEAMAFLYWFQRIEDKPLRDQLRAMLAHLGGPSGATGSGQGSNKTTK; encoded by the coding sequence ATGCCCCGTAAACCCCGCCGCACCGCTCAGGACCTTCTGATTGGCCGGCGCCTGCGCGACCGACGGAAATTTCTGAAGCAGAGTCTTCAGGAATTGTCGGCCCAGGTCGGCGTTTCCTACCAGCAGGTGCAGAAGTACGAGAGCGGGCAGGACCGCATTCCGGCGAGCATCCTGTTCAGCATTTCCAAGGCGCTGAACATTTCGCCGAATTATTTCTTCACCCGCACGCTCGAGGATGAGGTCCGCGAGGCCTATCCCGACATCACCAAGGAGGCGCTGTCCGAGGCGATGGCCTTCCTCTACTGGTTCCAGCGGATCGAGGACAAGCCGCTGCGCGACCAGTTGCGGGCGATGCTGGCGCATCTCGGCGGCCCGTCTGGTGCCACCGGAAGCGGCCAGGGAAGCAACAAGACCACGAAATAG
- the lgt gene encoding prolipoprotein diacylglyceryl transferase: MFTFPAIDPVALELGPIVIRWYALAYIVGLIGGWRYALLLARREPVRFEPQLLDDFVVWATLGVVIGGRLGYVLFYRPDYYITDPLQILMVWKGGMAFHGGLLGVLAATFLFARRYKVPLLSLADIVCAAAPIGLFFGRIANFINGELYGRVTDAALGMVFPHGGPLPRHPSQLYQAGLEGLALFVLMAVLIFGFNAKNRPGLLAGAFFAGYGVARCIGEFFREPDAFLGFLWFGATMGQLLSLPMILLGLYLVRRALAVEPSGDTPKRT; the protein is encoded by the coding sequence GTGTTCACCTTTCCCGCCATCGATCCGGTCGCGCTGGAGCTTGGCCCCATCGTCATCCGCTGGTACGCGCTGGCCTATATCGTCGGGCTGATCGGCGGCTGGCGCTATGCGCTGCTGCTGGCCAGGCGGGAGCCGGTGCGGTTCGAGCCGCAGCTGCTGGACGATTTCGTGGTCTGGGCGACGCTGGGCGTGGTGATTGGCGGGCGGCTTGGCTATGTGCTGTTCTACCGGCCGGACTATTACATCACCGATCCGCTGCAGATCCTGATGGTCTGGAAGGGCGGCATGGCCTTCCATGGCGGGCTGCTGGGCGTCCTCGCCGCCACCTTCCTGTTCGCGCGCAGATACAAGGTGCCGCTGCTGTCGCTGGCCGACATCGTCTGCGCCGCCGCCCCCATCGGGCTGTTCTTCGGCCGCATCGCCAATTTCATCAATGGCGAGTTGTATGGCCGCGTGACCGATGCTGCGCTGGGCATGGTGTTTCCGCATGGCGGGCCGCTGCCGCGCCATCCCAGCCAGCTCTATCAGGCCGGCCTCGAAGGGCTGGCGCTGTTCGTGCTGATGGCGGTGCTGATCTTCGGCTTCAACGCCAAGAACCGGCCGGGCCTGCTGGCGGGTGCCTTCTTCGCTGGCTATGGCGTGGCGCGCTGCATCGGCGAATTCTTCCGCGAGCCGGACGCTTTCCTGGGTTTCCTGTGGTTCGGCGCGACCATGGGGCAGCTGCTCTCCCTGCCGATGATCCTGCTCGGGCTGTATCTCGTCCGCCGGGCGCTGGCTGTCGAACCGTCCGGCGATACGCCAAAGCGGACATGA
- a CDS encoding acyl-homoserine-lactone synthase gives MRILVNRPTGGEAFGDGLLDAMFRLRARYFNDLRGWNLPLESGREIDRFDGAGTLYAAALEDDGTLVGCFRLLPTDRPHLLDSCFPDLMATAAAGGTLMRGPGLWEISRLAIIPTEPDSPFRTETVRITAALLGRLFALCAEDGIRRVTCVTDVQFERLLHVLGFECHRTAGPMRIGVEDCVAGYLDTNAENHAAARRAAARWARQPISTPAGVVPVNTPVDMLAPAHKPAATPSRNAIG, from the coding sequence GTGCGGATTCTGGTCAATCGGCCGACAGGTGGCGAAGCTTTCGGGGACGGGCTTCTGGACGCGATGTTCCGGCTCCGCGCCCGCTATTTCAACGATCTGCGCGGCTGGAACCTGCCGCTGGAGAGCGGTCGCGAGATCGACCGCTTCGACGGGGCCGGCACGCTTTATGCCGCCGCGCTGGAGGATGACGGCACGCTGGTCGGCTGCTTCCGGCTGCTGCCAACGGACCGCCCGCACCTGCTGGACAGCTGCTTCCCCGACCTGATGGCGACGGCCGCCGCCGGGGGCACCCTGATGCGTGGCCCCGGCCTGTGGGAGATCAGCCGGCTGGCGATCATCCCCACCGAACCCGACAGCCCTTTCCGCACCGAGACAGTACGCATCACCGCCGCCCTGCTGGGCCGCCTGTTCGCGCTCTGCGCGGAGGACGGCATCCGCCGGGTCACCTGCGTGACCGATGTGCAGTTCGAGCGGCTGCTGCATGTGCTGGGCTTCGAGTGCCACCGCACCGCCGGGCCGATGCGCATCGGCGTCGAGGATTGCGTCGCCGGCTATCTGGACACAAATGCGGAAAACCATGCGGCGGCGCGGCGGGCAGCGGCGCGCTGGGCACGCCAGCCGATCAGCACGCCGGCGGGTGTGGTGCCCGTCAACACACCGGTGGACATGCTGGCCCCGGCGCATAAACCGGCCGCCACGCCATCGCGGAACGCAATCGGCTGA
- a CDS encoding cytochrome P450, protein MATDIQFAPAPVSAEVAARPRKAARRILTSRDEFKAARRVPKAKLLPFVGVLFASKPHPPSFFVRMAREYGEIVGFDIAGKPLYLVNHPDYIQHVMQTNAGNYRKSDFYYRLKAMFGDGMLVTENELWRSKRTLAQPSFRRHRFDHYCDVMAECGTALGDVVEAETRDGQPINIVPKVMAAALNVATRTLMNCDLAEDKDRFTEIITTIMVQSEKRVWSLFELLHDLPNRARSERLQAIADFDALLYKVIKDRMEGRSSHDPAGPDMLQMLLESACPVTGEPLSLSRLRDDFLTMVLAGHETTAVSIAWCLYLLCRHPDHMAAAQAEVDRVLGGRQPTYEDLSELKFVKMVAQETMRLYPPFWTMSRAALADDEVRGYRIPKGATIMLCPYVMHRNPDYWPEPEKFDPYRFTPEASADRPKHAYFPFGTGPRQCIANHFAMFEAQIMVAQMLQRFDLRLLTSKEVESEPMISLRPKQGIHFTARSRV, encoded by the coding sequence ATGGCGACTGATATCCAGTTCGCGCCGGCCCCCGTCAGCGCGGAGGTAGCGGCGCGCCCGCGTAAGGCAGCCAGGCGTATCCTCACCAGCCGGGATGAATTCAAGGCCGCCCGGCGCGTGCCGAAGGCGAAGCTGCTGCCCTTCGTCGGCGTGCTGTTCGCCTCCAAGCCGCACCCGCCCAGCTTCTTCGTGCGCATGGCGCGGGAATATGGCGAGATCGTCGGCTTCGACATCGCCGGCAAGCCGCTCTATCTGGTGAACCATCCGGACTACATCCAGCATGTGATGCAGACCAATGCCGGCAATTACCGCAAGAGCGACTTCTACTATCGGCTGAAGGCGATGTTCGGCGACGGCATGCTGGTGACCGAGAACGAATTGTGGCGCTCCAAACGCACGCTGGCGCAGCCCTCCTTCCGGCGCCACCGCTTCGACCATTACTGCGATGTGATGGCGGAATGTGGCACTGCGCTAGGCGATGTGGTGGAGGCGGAGACGCGGGACGGCCAGCCGATCAACATCGTGCCCAAGGTGATGGCCGCGGCACTGAACGTGGCGACCCGCACGCTGATGAATTGCGACCTGGCCGAGGACAAGGACCGCTTCACCGAGATCATCACCACCATCATGGTGCAGAGCGAGAAGCGCGTCTGGTCGCTGTTCGAGCTGCTGCACGACCTGCCGAACCGGGCGCGCAGCGAAAGGCTGCAGGCGATCGCCGATTTCGACGCGCTGCTCTACAAGGTCATCAAGGACCGGATGGAAGGGCGCTCGTCGCACGATCCGGCCGGCCCCGACATGCTGCAGATGCTGCTGGAATCGGCCTGCCCGGTAACCGGCGAGCCGCTGTCGCTGTCCCGGCTGCGCGACGATTTCCTGACCATGGTGCTGGCCGGGCACGAGACCACGGCGGTCTCCATCGCCTGGTGCCTCTATCTGCTGTGCCGCCATCCCGACCATATGGCGGCCGCACAGGCGGAGGTTGACCGGGTGCTGGGCGGGCGGCAGCCGACCTACGAGGATCTGTCGGAACTGAAATTCGTGAAGATGGTGGCGCAGGAGACGATGCGCCTCTACCCGCCGTTCTGGACGATGAGCCGCGCGGCGCTGGCCGATGACGAGGTGCGCGGCTACCGCATTCCCAAGGGGGCGACGATCATGCTGTGCCCCTATGTGATGCACCGCAACCCGGACTACTGGCCGGAGCCGGAGAAGTTCGATCCCTACCGCTTCACGCCGGAGGCCAGCGCCGACCGGCCGAAGCATGCCTATTTCCCGTTCGGCACCGGGCCGCGCCAGTGCATCGCCAATCATTTCGCGATGTTCGAGGCGCAGATCATGGTGGCGCAGATGCTGCAGCGCTTCGACCTCAGGCTGCTGACCAGCAAGGAGGTGGAGTCGGAGCCGATGATCTCGCTCAGGCCCAAGCAGGGCATTCACTTCACCGCCCGGTCCCGGGTCTAG
- the pgeF gene encoding peptidoglycan editing factor PgeF — protein MIVLDELEIPGIRHAFFTRRGGVSGGLYSSLNCGLGSDDKPQDVISNRTRAMAALDLPLEGLITCHQIHSAEAVTVHEVWAPGDGPKADAMVTSVPGIALGVLTADCAPVLLVDPDAKVIGAAHAGWKGAKGGVLEATVRAMIELGARPDNILAAIGPCIGVESYEVGPEFPTPFLEEDRSNALFFSAGRTEGKFMFDLGGYVARRLSRLALGEVLRLDRDTCADPVNFFSYRRACLTGEKDYGRALAAIALV, from the coding sequence TTGATCGTCCTGGACGAGCTGGAAATCCCCGGTATCCGCCACGCGTTTTTCACGCGGCGCGGCGGCGTTTCCGGCGGGCTGTACAGCTCGCTCAATTGCGGGCTGGGGTCGGACGACAAGCCGCAGGACGTGATTTCCAACCGCACCCGCGCCATGGCGGCGCTCGACCTGCCGCTGGAAGGGCTGATCACCTGCCACCAGATTCACAGCGCCGAGGCGGTGACGGTGCACGAGGTCTGGGCGCCTGGCGACGGCCCGAAGGCGGACGCCATGGTCACCTCCGTGCCGGGCATCGCCCTTGGCGTGCTGACCGCCGATTGCGCGCCGGTGCTGCTGGTCGATCCCGACGCCAAGGTGATCGGCGCGGCGCATGCCGGCTGGAAGGGGGCGAAGGGCGGCGTGCTGGAGGCGACGGTGCGCGCGATGATCGAGCTGGGCGCCCGGCCGGACAATATCCTCGCCGCCATCGGCCCGTGCATCGGCGTGGAGTCCTACGAGGTCGGCCCGGAATTCCCCACACCCTTCCTGGAGGAGGACCGCTCCAACGCGCTGTTCTTCTCGGCCGGCAGGACGGAAGGCAAGTTCATGTTCGATCTTGGCGGCTATGTCGCGCGGCGGCTGTCGCGGCTGGCACTGGGCGAGGTGCTGCGGCTGGACCGCGATACCTGCGCCGATCCGGTGAATTTCTTCAGCTACCGCCGCGCCTGCCTGACCGGCGAGAAGGATTATGGCCGTGCGCTGGCCGCCATCGCGCTGGTGTAG